A window from Oncorhynchus masou masou isolate Uvic2021 unplaced genomic scaffold, UVic_Omas_1.1 unplaced_scaffold_1601, whole genome shotgun sequence encodes these proteins:
- the LOC135531488 gene encoding LOW QUALITY PROTEIN: NLR family CARD domain-containing protein 3-like (The sequence of the model RefSeq protein was modified relative to this genomic sequence to represent the inferred CDS: deleted 2 bases in 1 codon), whose translation MSLSGERGEGGPASKMHLSGGHDTKAKSPIKQERPASPVPSCVSMKSDRSISQPLNLREGDFSTEQSPIQQERPASPVPSCVSMKSDRSMKPPLTFREGDFSTEQRNQQERSESEILSGQSSQSHQTDLASIFSLLEEKIMTFMKNELKMFKRILSPELPEGFESQKQDKEVVDAEDEKQESSAREGALKITLHILRKMNQKELADTLDKYSDDPAVICQRELKSNLKKKFQCVFEGIAKQGNPTLLNRIYTELYITEGGTGEVNNEHELRQIETTTRKQARPETAIKCNDIFKPLTGQDKPIRTVLTKGVAGIGKTVSVQKFILDWAEGKANQDVQFVFSFPFRELNLMKEDNYTFIELLNHFSMETKDSRISNYNKYKVLFIFDGLDECRLPLDFQKNKICWDVTESTSVDVLLTNLIKGNLLPSALIWITTRPAAANKIPSGCVDQVAEVPGFNDPQKEEYFRKRFSDEDLASRIISHIKTSRSLHIMCHIPVFCWISATVLEHMLEHKREEMPKTLTEMYTHLVEFHTKQKNEKYLGKEETDPHWNKENILSLGKLAFQQLVKGNLIFYEEDLKESGIDVNEASVYSGLCTQLFKEERGLYQYKVYCFVHLSIQEFLAAVYVFLSFINNNENLMDKLQTKDKSVVTFYKSAVDKALQSETGNLDLFLRFLLGLSLESNQKHLRGLLTKTRSRSKTHEETVKYIKERIRENPSPERSINLFHCLNELNDHSLVEEIQSYLRSGSLSKPNLSPAQWSALVFVLLTSEKELDVFDLKKYSRSEEGLLRLLPVVKASRAVLHDDLFVRLSGCGVTEEGCASLVSALESNPSHLRELDLSNNDLKDSGVELLSAGLGNPHCPLLLVMVRVTEEGCASLVSALESNPSHLRELHLSNNDLKDSGVKLLSAGLGNPHCQLETLRLSGCLVTEEGCASLVSALRSNPSHLRELDLSNNDLKDSGVKLLSAGLENPHCKLETLRLSRCLVTEEGCASLVSALRSNPSHLRELDLSYNHPGDSGVRLLSAGLEDPHCRLEKLNVEHGGEYTMKPGIRKYVCDLTLDPNTVNRRLSLTEGNRKVTCRREEQPYPDHPERFEDCEQVLCREGLTGCCYWEVEWSGRRADIGVTYKGINRRGRGDECWLGYNDKSWSLFCSDNSYAAWHNSNDTTIDVRPSSHRVGVYLDWPAGTLSFYRASSDTLTHLYTFTSTFTEPLYPGFGVYNVDSSVSLCQRH comes from the exons cccaatcaagcaggagagaccagcctcccctgttcccagctgtgtgtccatgaagagtgaccggTCTATTAGTCAACCTCTAAACTTAagagagggagacttttctactgaacaaag tccaatccagcaggagagaccagcctcccctgttcctagctgtgtgtccatgaagagtgaccggTCTATGAAACCTCCTCTAAcctttagagagggagacttttctactgaacaaag aaaccaacaggagagatcagagtcagagattctcagtggtcagtcttcccagagtcatcaaacagacctggcctccatattcagt TTGCTCGAAGAGAAAATTATGACATTTATGAAGAACGAGCTGAAGATGTTCAAGAGGATTCTTAGTCCAGAACTCCCAGAAGGCTTTGAGAGTCAGAAGCAGGATAAGGAAGTGGTGGATGCTGAAGATGAGAAGCAGGAgagcagtgccagagagggggctcTGAAGATCACACTGCACATCCTGAGGAAAATGAACCAGAAGGAGCTTGCTGACACACTGGATAAAT ATTCAGATGATCCTGCTGTGATTTGCCAACGTgaactcaaatcaaatctaaagaagaagtttcaatgtgtatttgaggggatcgctaaacaaggaaacccaacacttctcaataggatctacacagagctctacatcacagagggtggaacaggagaggtcaataatgaacatgagctgagacagattgagacaacaaccaggaaacaagcaagaccagagactgcaatcaaatgtaacgacatcttcaaacccttaactggacaagacaaacctatcagaactgtgctgacaaagggagtcgctggcattggaaaaacagtctctgtgcagaagttcattctggattgggctgaaggaaaagctaatcaggatgtccaatttgtattttcattccctttccgggagctgaatttgatgaaagagGACAACTACACTTTCATTGAACTTCTCAATCACTTCTCAATGGAAACTAAAGATTCAAGAATCTCCAACTACAACAAGTAcaaagttctgttcatctttgatggtctggatgagtgccgactgcccctagacttccagaagaacaagatctgttgggacgtcacagagtcaacctcagtggatgttctgctgacaaatctcatcaagggaaatctgcttccctctgctctcatctGGATAACTACCCGACCTGCAGCAGCCAATAAGATCCCTTCAGGGTGTGTTGACCAGGTGGCAGAGGTACCAGGGTTCAATgacccacagaaggaggagtacttcaggaagagattcagtgatgaggacctggccagcagaatcatctcacacataaagacatcaaggagcctccacatcatgtgccacattccagtcttctgttggatttctgcaacagtccttgaacacatgctggaacataagagagaagagatgcccaagactctgactgagatgtacacacaccttgtggagtttcataccaaacagaagaatgaaaagtatcttgggaaagaagagacagaTCCACACTGGAATAAAGAAAACATTCTGTCACTGGGAAAACTGGCTTTTCAACAGCTTGTGAAGGGCAATCTGATTTTCTATGAAGAAGACCTGAAAGAGTCTGGCATTGATGTCAATGAAGCCTCAGTGTACTCAGGATTGTGCACACAGCTCTTTAAAGAGGAACGTGGGCTGTACCAGTACAAGGTGTACTGCTTTGTTcatctgagcattcaggagtttctggcTGCTGTATATGTGTTCCTCTCATTCATCAACAACAATGAGAATCTAATGGACAAACTGCAAACAAAAGACAAGTCTGTAGTTACTTTCTACAAGAGTGCTGTGGACAAAGCCTTACAAAGTGAGACAGGAAACCTGGACCTTTTCCTCCGCTTCCTTCTTGGCctctcactggagtccaatcagaagCACTTACGAGGTCTACTGACAAAGACAAGAAGCAGGTCAAAGACccatgaagaaacagtcaagtacatcaaggagaggatcagggagaatccctctccagagaggagcatcaatctgttccactgtctgaatgaactgaatgaccattctctagtggaggagatccaaAGCTACCTGAGATCAGGAAGTCTCTCAAAACCCAACCTGTCACCTGCACAGTGGtcagctctggtctttgtgttgctgacttcagaaaaggagctggatgtgtttgacctgaagaaatactccagatcagaggaaggtcttctgaggctgctgccagtggtcaaagcctccagAGCTGTTCT tcatgatgatctctttgtcaggctgtcaggctgtggagtcacagaggaaggctgtgcttctctggtctcagctctggagtcaaacccctcacacctgagagagctggatctgagtaacaatgacctgaaggattcaggagtggagctgctctctgctggactggggaatccccactgt cctctgttattggtaatggtgagag tcacagaggaaggctgtgcttctctggtctcagctctggagtcaaacccctcacacctgagagagctgcaTCTGAGTAACAacgacctgaaggattcaggagtgaagctgctctctgctggactggggaatccccactgtcaactggagactctgag gctgtcaggctgtctagtcacagaggaaggctgtgcttctctggtctcagctctgaggtcaaacccctcacacctgagagagctggatctgagtaacaatgacctgaaggattcaggagtgaagctgctctctgctggactggagaatccccactgtaaactggagactctgag gctgtcacgctgtctagtcacagaggaaggctgtgcttctctggtctcagctctgaggtcaaacccctcacacctgagagagctggacctgagctacaatcacccaggagactcaggagtcagactgctctctgctggactggaggatccacactgcagactggagaaactcaa tgtggaacatggtggagagTACACAATGAAACCTGGGAttagaaaat atgtctgtgatctcacactggacccaaacacagtaaACAGACGCCTCTCTCTGACTGAggggaacagaaaggtgacatgtaggagagaggagcagccgtatcctgatcacccagagagatttgaggactgtgaacaggtgctgtgtagagagggtctgactgggtgctgttactgggaggtagagtggagtgggagaAGAGCTGAtataggagtgacatataaaggaatcaacaggagaggaaggggtgatgAATGTTGGCTTGGATAcaatgacaagtcctggagtctgttctgctctgacaaCAGTTACGCTGCCTGGCACAATAGTAACGACACTACCATAGACGTCCGCCCT AGCTCCCACAGGgtaggagtgtatctggactggccagccggtactctgtccttctatagagcctcctctgacacactgacccacctgtacacattcacctccacattcactgagcccctctatccagggtttGGGGTTTATAATGTTGACTCCTCAGTGTCCCTGTGTCagagacactga